The Bacillota bacterium genome includes a window with the following:
- a CDS encoding MurR/RpiR family transcriptional regulator: protein MDMNILQVISNKIPGLAESQQTLGAYILEHYREVANLSALDLGKKAGVSDATVVRFAKAIGFSGYAELKKELYNCVAATETPSEKMIKSVGRKEKIDSALTQIFQTDIHNIQRTFADFSKDSMNRAIEALSNARKLYILGLNSCESLAVFLHFHLRRLHLDVELITSGGLVLFEQLAYIDSNDGLVVISYPRYSKDSLRAISLAKDRKACVISITDKPYSPIAKGADISLIAHSSSPGFYNSYAAATTICNALVLSIAMQNESKSLEALRMVEKVKDGLYI from the coding sequence TTGGATATGAACATACTACAAGTAATTTCCAACAAGATTCCCGGTCTAGCCGAAAGTCAGCAGACTTTAGGGGCCTACATCTTAGAGCATTATCGGGAGGTGGCTAATCTATCGGCTTTGGATCTGGGCAAGAAAGCCGGTGTCAGCGATGCTACTGTGGTGCGCTTTGCCAAGGCTATCGGGTTTTCCGGCTATGCTGAGCTGAAAAAGGAACTGTATAACTGTGTTGCTGCAACTGAAACTCCTTCGGAAAAGATGATTAAGTCCGTAGGCCGGAAAGAGAAAATCGACTCTGCCCTGACACAAATTTTCCAGACAGATATTCATAATATACAAAGAACTTTTGCGGATTTTTCTAAAGACAGCATGAACCGAGCTATAGAGGCACTGAGCAATGCACGGAAGCTTTATATATTAGGACTCAACAGCTGTGAGTCTCTGGCTGTGTTTCTTCATTTTCATCTTAGGCGTCTACATCTAGACGTTGAATTAATAACATCAGGGGGATTAGTTCTATTTGAACAGTTAGCTTATATTGACAGCAACGATGGCCTGGTAGTTATAAGCTATCCCCGGTACTCGAAGGACTCGTTACGGGCCATTAGTTTAGCTAAAGACCGAAAAGCCTGCGTAATAAGCATTACCGATAAACCCTATTCTCCTATTGCTAAGGGAGCGGACATATCTCTCATTGCCCATTCCAGTAGTCCAGGTTTTTACAACTCATATGCCGCAGCCACTACCATCTGCAATGCCTTGGTTTTGTCCATTGCCATGCAAAATGAAAGTAAATCCTTGGAAGCGCTAAGAATGGTGGAAAAAGTTAAGGACGGACTCTATATCTAG
- a CDS encoding amidohydrolase family protein — protein sequence MQELKYDLLIKQGHVVDPVNMVDQVMDVGIKDGKIAAVASDLELSDAENTLWSEGLLVMPGIVDSHAHVARPKAFGAGYRMLVKAGVTTAVDFEGPMEVVIDEIMTYGCGLNVAVLEGLWPGVGLSSEHASRQEAMEQVQRALDKGSLGVKLLGGHYPLTPETIANVIEAAAESGAYVAFHVGSTKTGSNILGLEEAIQLASGHPLHIAHVNSYCRGLIDEPLVEIGRALSILKQAQNLVSESHLAPLNGCSGRIGENGLPASHVTRNCLKALGYPINEAGLRQALLDGRAAVYSLVGRTMQHIWKEEAYRCWLAEDTQVGVSFPANLRSAALICATEKHDSGEFVVDAISSDGGAIPRNVILSHGLALVQFGALTLSELVLKLAYNPACMFGFTNKGHLTIGADADVIVVHPCTGRVHATVIAGQFSALEGIPLTRPGHILTTERGVKVLRQSKVNYRVVNLRDSTFFNRGARAVD from the coding sequence ATGCAAGAACTAAAATATGATTTATTAATTAAGCAAGGACATGTAGTGGATCCGGTTAATATGGTTGATCAAGTAATGGATGTGGGCATAAAAGATGGAAAAATCGCCGCGGTAGCGTCAGATCTAGAGCTCTCCGATGCTGAGAACACTCTGTGGAGCGAAGGCCTGCTGGTGATGCCTGGCATCGTAGATTCTCACGCCCATGTTGCCCGTCCCAAAGCCTTCGGAGCTGGATATCGCATGTTAGTCAAAGCAGGGGTTACAACAGCCGTCGATTTTGAAGGCCCTATGGAAGTGGTCATAGACGAGATCATGACTTATGGGTGTGGGCTTAATGTAGCCGTGTTGGAAGGCCTGTGGCCTGGGGTTGGACTTAGCAGCGAACATGCTTCCCGGCAAGAGGCGATGGAACAAGTTCAGCGGGCATTAGATAAAGGCTCTTTAGGCGTTAAGCTGTTGGGTGGACATTATCCCCTAACCCCGGAGACAATAGCCAATGTTATTGAGGCGGCCGCAGAGTCAGGTGCATATGTAGCTTTCCATGTGGGTAGCACCAAGACTGGCAGCAATATTCTAGGCCTGGAAGAAGCGATTCAGTTAGCATCTGGACATCCATTACATATTGCCCATGTTAATTCTTATTGCCGCGGTCTGATCGATGAACCGCTGGTGGAAATAGGGCGCGCCTTGTCGATATTAAAGCAGGCACAAAATCTTGTGTCGGAGTCACATCTGGCACCGCTCAATGGCTGCAGCGGACGCATAGGAGAGAACGGATTACCGGCGAGCCATGTAACGAGAAACTGCCTGAAAGCCTTGGGATATCCAATCAACGAGGCTGGGTTAAGGCAGGCTTTGCTAGACGGGCGGGCAGCCGTCTATAGTCTTGTGGGCAGAACAATGCAGCATATATGGAAAGAAGAGGCGTATCGCTGCTGGCTGGCTGAAGATACTCAGGTGGGCGTATCTTTTCCGGCCAACCTAAGGTCTGCTGCCTTGATCTGCGCCACCGAAAAACATGATTCGGGGGAGTTTGTTGTTGATGCCATAAGTAGCGATGGCGGGGCAATTCCACGAAATGTCATCTTATCGCATGGCTTGGCCTTAGTTCAATTCGGAGCCCTTACTTTATCGGAACTGGTACTCAAGCTAGCTTACAATCCGGCTTGCATGTTCGGCTTTACCAACAAGGGCCATTTGACTATCGGGGCCGACGCTGATGTCATTGTGGTCCATCCTTGTACTGGCCGTGTACACGCAACTGTTATCGCTGGCCAGTTTTCAGCTCTAGAAGGGATACCGCTGACCAGGCCCGGCCATATCTTAACTACGGAAAGGGGGGTGAAGGTCTTACGCCAAAGTAAAGTCAACTATCGGGTAGTTAATTTAAGAGACAGCACCTTCTTTAACAGAGGTGCCAGGGCGGTTGATTAA
- a CDS encoding ABC transporter substrate-binding protein, giving the protein MSGDRTVKIGKMIRIVCLLCVAFLVISLFGCTPTGPEKESESKNAEPAYGGALKVIIDAEPPAIDMHVSTTTLVYHVGWHIFEQLYTLNEEFDVIPMLAAETPEISADKLTYSIKLREGIQFHNGKELTSADVVASLERWGEISSNGKALFKNIDYIEADGSYGLTIKLTQPVGTLLVYLAIPNGGAAIYPEEIVADAGAESVDEFIGTGPFEFVEWVPNQYIKLKKNENYKPVEFAATGYGGAKEAFVDELYFHFIVDASVRVAGVESGDFHFADFVPVDEYDRLKDLPGLVAVASQPRGWFSVVLNKKQGPMANKLIRQAFLAALDMEPIMDAGYGHRDFWRLDPSIMFKEQIWWSNAGDELYNQKDIERAKNLLAEAGYKGEPIRWMTGPLEYNFSLTAKNQLEQAGFNIDLQRMEWATVTERRSNSELWEAFSTGFTFRADPTMMAFLRPSYAGWWENEEVQALLEEMEQNDNFDDRYAAMEKIQEIFYDDVPVVKIGDYSNLRLLGPDVHGFMNMNEIFFWNVWLEE; this is encoded by the coding sequence GTGTCAGGAGATCGTACGGTAAAAATAGGCAAAATGATACGAATAGTGTGCCTATTATGTGTGGCATTCTTGGTTATAAGTCTGTTTGGTTGTACACCTACAGGGCCAGAAAAGGAATCGGAGTCTAAGAACGCCGAGCCGGCATACGGAGGAGCGCTTAAAGTAATAATCGATGCGGAGCCACCGGCTATCGATATGCATGTGTCCACTACAACCTTGGTCTATCATGTGGGCTGGCACATTTTCGAACAGCTGTACACGCTTAACGAAGAATTTGACGTGATACCTATGCTGGCTGCCGAAACGCCTGAGATAAGCGCAGACAAACTTACTTACTCCATCAAACTACGAGAAGGTATTCAATTTCATAACGGCAAGGAACTCACATCGGCTGACGTGGTAGCTTCGCTCGAACGCTGGGGTGAAATTTCCAGCAATGGTAAGGCGCTTTTTAAGAATATCGATTATATAGAAGCTGATGGATCTTATGGGTTGACAATTAAACTGACCCAGCCAGTGGGAACTTTGCTTGTTTATCTGGCTATCCCCAATGGCGGGGCGGCCATCTATCCGGAAGAAATTGTAGCTGACGCCGGCGCCGAGTCGGTTGACGAATTTATCGGCACCGGACCGTTTGAATTTGTGGAATGGGTTCCCAATCAATATATCAAGCTGAAAAAGAATGAGAACTACAAGCCGGTGGAATTTGCTGCTACTGGTTATGGTGGAGCTAAGGAAGCATTCGTGGATGAGCTATACTTTCATTTCATCGTAGATGCTTCGGTACGGGTGGCCGGAGTAGAGAGTGGGGATTTCCATTTTGCTGATTTTGTTCCTGTGGACGAGTATGACCGCCTTAAGGACCTACCCGGTTTAGTAGCTGTTGCCTCACAGCCCCGCGGTTGGTTTTCAGTGGTGCTTAACAAAAAGCAAGGACCAATGGCGAACAAACTCATCCGGCAAGCTTTTTTGGCAGCTCTAGATATGGAGCCCATCATGGATGCCGGTTATGGCCATCGGGATTTTTGGCGTCTTGATCCCAGTATTATGTTTAAGGAGCAGATTTGGTGGAGTAATGCCGGCGATGAATTGTATAACCAGAAGGATATCGAACGGGCCAAAAACCTACTGGCTGAGGCTGGATATAAAGGCGAACCTATTCGCTGGATGACAGGTCCTTTGGAGTACAATTTCTCGTTAACGGCAAAAAACCAATTGGAACAGGCTGGATTTAACATCGACCTGCAGCGAATGGAATGGGCTACTGTGACTGAGCGGCGTTCTAACTCTGAACTTTGGGAAGCTTTTAGCACCGGCTTTACCTTTAGGGCGGACCCGACTATGATGGCATTTCTACGACCGAGCTATGCCGGCTGGTGGGAAAATGAAGAGGTGCAAGCCCTGCTTGAAGAAATGGAGCAAAACGACAACTTTGATGACCGCTATGCAGCCATGGAAAAAATTCAGGAGATTTTCTACGATGACGTACCGGTGGTAAAAATAGGTGATTACTCAAATCTCAGGCTATTGGGACCTGACGTGCACGGGTTTATGAATATGAACGAGATTTTCTTCTGGAATGTTTGGTTAGAGGAATAA
- a CDS encoding ABC transporter permease, with amino-acid sequence MARYITKRLLALVPVLLIVAVIVFVLMRLLPGNPAAMMLGPEATTEEIEQLAEQMGLKEPILKQITEWFRNVIKGDLGKSIFLRMPVTKAIYQHLEATLLLTLLALVVAVTVGISAGVIAAAWHNSLLDQLIMSLSTLGVAIPVFWLGLMLILKVALPSSFFPVAGYAPVARYGMGASMRYLILPAISLSAGQAAAIARMTRANMLEVLQSDYVRTAKAKGASGLAVTFKHALKNAIIPTVTVIGLCLANLMGGAVVTEQIFNIPGIGRLLITAVFRRDYPLISGIVLYIASAYVLINLVIDIMYAFLDPRIRF; translated from the coding sequence ATGGCCAGGTATATTACCAAACGCTTACTGGCTCTTGTACCAGTATTACTTATTGTGGCGGTAATTGTGTTTGTGCTGATGAGACTTCTGCCAGGTAACCCAGCCGCTATGATGCTGGGACCGGAAGCCACAACTGAAGAAATAGAGCAACTGGCGGAGCAGATGGGGCTAAAGGAACCAATTCTAAAGCAAATAACCGAATGGTTTCGGAACGTAATTAAAGGAGATCTGGGGAAGTCTATTTTTCTGCGCATGCCTGTGACCAAGGCCATCTACCAACATTTAGAAGCTACGTTGTTACTTACACTGCTGGCGTTGGTTGTGGCTGTCACCGTAGGAATAAGTGCCGGAGTAATTGCTGCTGCTTGGCACAACAGCCTTTTGGATCAGCTGATCATGAGCCTCAGTACTTTAGGAGTAGCTATTCCTGTTTTCTGGCTTGGCTTGATGCTGATACTGAAGGTGGCTCTTCCTTCCAGCTTTTTCCCGGTGGCCGGCTACGCCCCGGTAGCGCGGTACGGAATGGGGGCCTCCATGCGGTATCTAATACTACCAGCCATTTCTTTGAGTGCCGGGCAAGCTGCGGCCATAGCGAGGATGACCCGAGCCAACATGCTGGAAGTTCTTCAGAGCGACTATGTCCGAACCGCCAAAGCTAAAGGTGCCAGCGGCCTGGCGGTTACATTTAAACACGCCTTAAAAAACGCAATTATCCCCACAGTGACAGTAATTGGTTTGTGTTTAGCTAATCTAATGGGAGGCGCAGTTGTTACAGAACAGATATTTAACATTCCTGGCATAGGACGGTTGCTCATTACCGCCGTATTTCGGCGCGATTATCCTTTGATATCCGGCATTGTTCTTTATATAGCCAGTGCTTACGTGCTTATTAATCTGGTTATTGATATTATGTACGCCTTTCTTGATCCCCGGATACGATTTTAG
- a CDS encoding ABC transporter permease: MGDEGIVLLAKDGSLVRHYLRALSKSKGAVFGAAVIAILTVVAVLAPFLAPYHPNHMTPAKRLQPPSPAHYFGTDGFGRDVFSRVFYGTRVSLGVGVCVVTITTVVGVMLGLLAGFYGVVDNVVMRILDGMMAFPAIILQIAIMAALGARFINVVVALAIVYSPRMARVVRSAVLVQKEQQYIEAAKSMGASDLRIIMVHILPNCVAPIIIQATMIFAYAVLSEASLSFLGVGVPPEIPSWGNILEEGRTFIRRAPWMISFPGLVIVVCVLALNLLGDGLRDILDPKIRKKQN; the protein is encoded by the coding sequence ATGGGCGATGAAGGAATCGTACTATTAGCCAAGGATGGCAGTCTGGTGCGACACTATTTAAGAGCCCTGAGTAAAAGCAAAGGGGCAGTATTCGGGGCTGCTGTTATCGCTATTCTTACAGTGGTAGCAGTATTGGCACCTTTTCTTGCTCCTTATCATCCCAATCATATGACTCCTGCCAAGCGGTTGCAGCCGCCAAGCCCGGCCCATTATTTTGGCACTGACGGCTTTGGCCGCGACGTTTTTAGCCGAGTGTTTTATGGGACCCGGGTTTCGTTAGGAGTAGGGGTGTGTGTTGTCACAATTACCACCGTTGTAGGTGTTATGCTGGGTTTGCTGGCAGGCTTCTACGGTGTTGTCGATAATGTGGTCATGCGTATACTGGATGGGATGATGGCTTTTCCGGCTATTATCTTACAAATTGCTATCATGGCTGCACTGGGGGCCAGATTTATTAATGTTGTTGTAGCACTGGCGATAGTCTATTCACCCCGTATGGCTAGAGTGGTACGCAGCGCTGTCTTGGTTCAAAAGGAACAACAATATATTGAGGCGGCCAAATCAATGGGTGCTAGCGATTTGAGAATCATCATGGTCCACATACTTCCTAATTGCGTAGCACCTATTATTATCCAGGCAACTATGATCTTTGCCTATGCTGTGCTTTCTGAGGCCTCCTTGAGTTTCCTTGGGGTAGGAGTACCACCGGAGATACCCAGCTGGGGCAATATACTGGAGGAGGGGCGTACTTTTATTCGACGTGCTCCTTGGATGATAAGCTTTCCGGGCCTAGTTATTGTTGTTTGTGTTCTGGCATTGAATTTGCTCGGAGATGGTTTGCGAGACATCCTGGATCCTAAAATCAGGAAGAAGCAAAACTAA
- a CDS encoding ABC transporter ATP-binding protein encodes MSGTLLEVDNISTAFHVHEGTIHALQDVSFSLSPGETLGLVGESGCGKSVTALTIMRLLPLSARVRRGQVLFEGKNLLQKSEREMRAIRGREISMIFQEPMTSLNPVYTIGDQVAESFMIHGRVHRREATAMAAEALAMVKIPAPRQRLKDYPHQLSGGMRQRVMIAMALACNPKVLIADEPTTALDVTIQAQILNLMTNLKEKLGTALILISHDLGVIAEMAQQVAVMYAGKIVEKGDVKTIFEQPQHPYTKGLLKSIPSIQGNPERLHIITGSVPHPLQMPEGCAFHPRCSLAQSVCIHESPYLEAVGAEHYVRCWYLAGEGA; translated from the coding sequence ATGAGCGGAACATTGCTAGAAGTGGACAATATTAGTACCGCCTTTCATGTTCATGAGGGAACTATTCATGCTTTGCAGGATGTTTCTTTTTCCCTTAGTCCCGGTGAGACTCTCGGGTTGGTCGGAGAAAGTGGCTGTGGCAAAAGCGTAACCGCTCTTACCATAATGCGCTTGTTACCGTTGTCAGCCAGAGTCAGGAGGGGACAAGTGCTGTTCGAAGGGAAGAACTTACTACAGAAAAGTGAGAGAGAGATGCGGGCTATCCGCGGACGAGAAATCTCTATGATTTTCCAGGAACCGATGACATCGCTTAATCCGGTTTATACCATCGGTGACCAAGTGGCGGAGAGTTTCATGATTCACGGGCGTGTCCACCGGCGGGAAGCAACTGCTATGGCAGCAGAAGCTTTGGCCATGGTAAAGATTCCTGCTCCCCGGCAACGGCTTAAGGACTATCCGCACCAGCTGTCAGGCGGTATGAGACAACGAGTAATGATTGCCATGGCACTAGCCTGTAATCCCAAAGTACTCATAGCAGATGAACCGACAACGGCGTTAGATGTAACCATTCAGGCTCAAATACTCAACTTAATGACCAATCTTAAAGAAAAGCTGGGAACAGCCCTTATACTTATTTCTCACGATTTAGGAGTTATTGCCGAGATGGCCCAACAAGTGGCAGTTATGTACGCCGGTAAGATAGTGGAAAAAGGCGACGTCAAGACCATATTTGAGCAACCCCAGCATCCTTATACTAAGGGTTTATTGAAATCCATACCGAGCATACAAGGTAATCCCGAGCGGTTGCACATTATTACCGGTTCTGTACCCCACCCTCTCCAGATGCCCGAAGGATGTGCTTTTCATCCTCGTTGTTCATTGGCCCAAAGTGTGTGCATACATGAATCGCCTTACTTGGAAGCTGTAGGAGCCGAACATTATGTTCGTTGCTGGTATCTAGCGGGGGAGGGAGCTTAG